The following is a genomic window from Candidatus Firestonebacteria bacterium RIFOXYD2_FULL_39_29.
AATGTTTAAGTTCGGTTAAAAAACCGCTTCTTGGTTCCAGTTGTCAAAGAACGGTGTTTCTAGAAATAATTGCGACACAGTCTGAATGACTATTTAATGTAAGCGGAAAAAACCTCCGCTAGAATTTAATAAGATACAAAATAGTGCGATTTATAAATATTGGCGAAAGTTTTTCTTCGCCTTCCTTAAATAGTCAATAGTCATTAGTACTTAGTCATTCTGTTTTCATTAAAAACTATTAAGAAACAGAAAAACACATTGGAGGTATATTTAATGTCCAGACCAAAAATCAGCATTATAGGTGCCGGTAACGTTGGCGGGATCATCGCTCTTCAAACTGCTCAAAAAGAACTCGGAGATGTTTTGCTTGTCGATGTTGTCGAAGGGATGCCGCAGGGAAAAGCGCTTGATATCTCGCAGATGTCAGGGATTCTGCGGTTTGACTCAAAAGTAACGGGTACAAATGACTTTTCCGAGATAAAAGGCAGTGATATTGTTGCAATAACCGCGGGAGTCGCAAGAAAACCGGGGATGACACGGGAAGACCTTTTAAAGATCAACGCAGATATAATAAAAAAGGCGGCTGAAGCGATAAAAACTCATGCTCCTAATGCTATTGTAATTGCGGTCACCAACCCTCTCGACATTATGACCCAGCTGGTTTTCAAGACTACGGGTTTTGCCAAGAACAAAGTCATGGGTATGGCAGGAGTTCTGGACTCCGCAAGGTTCGCCCATTTTATTGCCGAGGAATTAAAAGTGTCTCCCAAGGATATTTCACCGATGGTTTTAGGAAGTCACGGTGATACAATGGTACCACTTCCAAGATATTCAACTGTTTCCGGTGTTCCGATAACCGACTTTATGAAACCTGATGTGATTAAACAGCTGGTCGAACGCACGGCTAACGGCGGAGCCGAAATAGTAAAACTTCTAAAGACCGGCAGTGCGTACTTTGCCCCCGGAACTTCAGTTGCCATAATGATCGAAAGTATATTAAAAAATCAACGCCGTGTCTTGACCTGCTCCGCATATCTCACCGGCGAATACGGACTTAATGATGTTTTCATAGGTGTCCCTGTAGAACTCGGCAGAAACGGAATAGAGAATATAGTTGAGCTGAATCTCTCGAAAGATGAAAAGAAGGCATTACATAATTCAGCGGAAATAGTGAAAGATGGCGTTGACGAGATAGCAGATCGTCCATAAAAGTCCATAACGTCTATAAGGTCTATAACGTAAAAGCGTTGCAATATATTAATTTAAGAACATTTTGATCTTTCAAGCTGTTTTAACATATACATTCGAGATTTTACCTTTATAGACTTTTATAGACCTTTATGGACTTTTACAGACTAATGAATTTTCAAGGAGCTTCATTGATTACCGAAAAGCAGATATCCACCACAGTCAGCGCGCTTTGCATCAAGGCCAACACCGTCCTACGTGCGGATGTCAAACAGGCGCTTTGCAAGGCTTGTGCTTCGGAGAAGAACAAGAATGCAAAGTTTATTCTTGGGGCGCTCATCGAAAATTATAAAATTGCAGAGAAAGAATGCACTCCCATCTGTCAGGATACGGGAATAACGGTGGTCTTTGCGGAAGTCGGATACAAGGCAAAGATAAAAGGGGATATAGGGAAGGCAATAAATGCCGGGGTTGAGGCGGGGTATAAAGAAGGGTTTTTACGGAAATCTGTGGTAAGCGATCCACTCGAAAGGAAAAACACAGGGACCAATACTCCTGCTGTCATATATTATGATCTTGTTCCGGGTAATAAACTAAAAATAACGATACTTCCCAAGGGTTTCGGGTCAGAGAATAAATCAAAACTTTACATGCTGAATCCAACAGCTTCCCTGGAAGAGATAAAGAAAGTTATAATCACAGCGATAAAAGAAGCCGGACCT
Proteins encoded in this region:
- a CDS encoding malate dehydrogenase; the encoded protein is MSRPKISIIGAGNVGGIIALQTAQKELGDVLLVDVVEGMPQGKALDISQMSGILRFDSKVTGTNDFSEIKGSDIVAITAGVARKPGMTREDLLKINADIIKKAAEAIKTHAPNAIVIAVTNPLDIMTQLVFKTTGFAKNKVMGMAGVLDSARFAHFIAEELKVSPKDISPMVLGSHGDTMVPLPRYSTVSGVPITDFMKPDVIKQLVERTANGGAEIVKLLKTGSAYFAPGTSVAIMIESILKNQRRVLTCSAYLTGEYGLNDVFIGVPVELGRNGIENIVELNLSKDEKKALHNSAEIVKDGVDEIADRP
- a CDS encoding fumarate hydratase (Catalyzes the reversible hydration of fumaric acid to yield I-malic acid), producing the protein MNFQGASLITEKQISTTVSALCIKANTVLRADVKQALCKACASEKNKNAKFILGALIENYKIAEKECTPICQDTGITVVFAEVGYKAKIKGDIGKAINAGVEAGYKEGFLRKSVVSDPLERKNTGTNTPAVIYYDLVPGNKLKITILPKGFGSENKSKLYMLNPTASLEEIKKVIITAIKEAGPDACPPYMIGVGIGGDASKAAFLAKKALTYKIGFWGKDALYKTLAKDLYKRGNRLNIGPLGAKGKTTLLGVNILAFPTHIAGLPVAVNISCHVLRSASKTL